ACCTTCCGCTGGCAAATCTGGACCTTGAATCAAGAACAAAAATGCAGGTGCATTTGGATAAGGCGACTTGGATATCGGCTGCCCATCCTCATTTAGTCCAAAATCCATATACTTCTCTTTTAAAGTCAATGTATAAGGCCCCGCTGTAATTGTACGCTGCGGATTCTTCATGTCCAGTTTGAATTTACCGTACGTCTCCCCGGTGGTGGAATTCTTAAGTGCAGGCTGTACTGAACGCAGCACAGGCGTTAAATCATAATCAAACTGATACGCTTTCAATCCTTTATAATCCAAAGGTGAGTTTACTTGGATATCATGCGTTGTCACCTCGGTAAGCTGCGGTTCCTTAGTAGGATCTCCGCAATCCGCGGTACATTTATATAGCACTGCTTTAGTTTGGAATAATTTCGGAAGGATTTTTTTACCACGAAACTCCTCAGGCATCTCATCATCTGTATAAAACTCTACGGTGAATTTCTCATTTTTTAAATAGTAGGTAGTATCCGGAATCTGTGTAATCTCCCCTTGCGGGAAGGCAAGATGCTGATCCATGTTGAGTCCCGGCAATCCTCTTGCCAGTACAGCAAGTAAAAAAATAATCAAACCAATATGTATTACGTAAGGCCCCCAGCGGCTGAAGCGGTGTTTCTCTGCTAGCAGAGCTCCTCCTTCTGTCTTGACTCGGTAGCCTTTTTTACGCATAGGCTGCACCACCCGAGCAACCCAAGCTTCTGGTTCTTCTTGCACTTCAGTGACTAGCACGGCCTTTTGCCGGGTTAAGAACTGACGATGTTTTCGAATCTTCTGCCTAGTTAATGCTTTATATAGGGGAAGTACTCGGTCCAAACTACAAATGACAAGTGAAGCGCCAATCATTACGAGTAGAGTCACAAACCACCAGGATTCGTATGTATGTGAAAGTCCAAGTTTATAGTAAATGTCTCCAGCTGTTCCATACTCCTGCTTGTAATAACTCGATGCATCAATATTAAGAAAAGTACTCTCCTGAGGGAAAATTGTCCCCAGCATAGAGCCTAA
The window above is part of the Paenibacillus sp. FSL K6-0276 genome. Proteins encoded here:
- a CDS encoding cytochrome c biogenesis protein ResB, with the protein product MSEREAFITNTKCECGHQNPVGTVLCEACGKPLGKESDWGDNLEMRYDGVARRSQRVNPSIIDRVWNFFSSVKIAIYLIVLTLLGSMLGTIFPQESTFLNIDASSYYKQEYGTAGDIYYKLGLSHTYESWWFVTLLVMIGASLVICSLDRVLPLYKALTRQKIRKHRQFLTRQKAVLVTEVQEEPEAWVARVVQPMRKKGYRVKTEGGALLAEKHRFSRWGPYVIHIGLIIFLLAVLARGLPGLNMDQHLAFPQGEITQIPDTTYYLKNEKFTVEFYTDDEMPEEFRGKKILPKLFQTKAVLYKCTADCGDPTKEPQLTEVTTHDIQVNSPLDYKGLKAYQFDYDLTPVLRSVQPALKNSTTGETYGKFKLDMKNPQRTITAGPYTLTLKEKYMDFGLNEDGQPISKSPYPNAPAFLFLIQGPDLPAEGQQYFYFPKQVDKTQFQQVAINDKLGGSSRFLELEVDNMSDVDFSESTTYLNIRIDRAMPFVWLGAAIVMLGLVLGFYWQHRRIWLTVTNGELILGGHTNKNWFGFRREIVSILEKVDMVVDEKSLDNGGGLT